One part of the Phoenix dactylifera cultivar Barhee BC4 chromosome 4, palm_55x_up_171113_PBpolish2nd_filt_p, whole genome shotgun sequence genome encodes these proteins:
- the LOC103723121 gene encoding VQ motif-containing protein 4-like, with translation MENHQKNPQRREHPSSHPTSPNTTSSSSSSSSNGAASTAKAAAAAAAAAAAQVASPPTLQPPTPKSIPRSIESNPYPTTFIQADTSSFKQVVQMLTGSAETASKHAAANPSPPPPKNPIPPAAKATGPKKPAFKLYERRSGLKNLKMISPLIPTFLNSTPISPAAAGGAAAFSPRKQPEILSPSMLDLPSLALSPVTPLIPDPFNRSPHPNSTPSPAMSAEERAIAEKGFYLHPSPRTTPRDAEPPRLLPLFPVTSPRVSSSSASSP, from the coding sequence ATGGAAAACCACCAAAAAAATCCCCAACGAAGAGAACACCCATCATCCCATCCCACCTCCCCAAACACCACctcaagcagcagcagcagcagcagcaatggAGCTGCATCCACAGCTAAAGCAgcagcagcggcggcggcggcggcggcggcgcagGTTGCATCTCCTCCAACTCTACAGCCCCCAACGCCGAAATCGATCCCGAGATCCATCGAATCCAACCCGTACCCAACCACCTTCATCCAGGCCGACACCTCGTCCTTCAAGCAGGTCGTCCAGATGCTCACCGGCTCAGCCGAGACCGCCTCCAAGCACGCCGCCGCCAACCCCAGCCCCCCGCCACCCAAGAACCCGATCCCGCCAGCCGCCAAGGCCACCGGCCCCAAGAAACCGGCTTTCAAGCTCTACGAACGCCGCAGCGGCCTCAAGAATCTCAAAATGATAAGCCCGCTCATCCCCACCTTCCTCAATTCCACCCCCATCTCGCcggccgccgccggcggcgCCGCCGCCTTCTCCCCCCGGAAGCAGCCGGAGATCCTCTCGCCGAGCATGCTGGATCTTCCCTCCCTGGCCCTCAGCCCGGTCACGCCGCTGATCCCGGATCCCTTCAACCGGTCGCCGCACCCGAACTCGACGCCGTCCCCGGCTATGTCCGCCGAGGAGCGGGCGATCGCCGAGAAGGGGTTCTACTTGCACCCGTCGCCGAGGACCACGCCGAGGGACGCCGAGCCGCCCCGGCTGCTGCCGCTCTTCCCGGTGACGTCGCCTCgagtctcctcctcctcggcttcCTCTCCATGA
- the LOC103723119 gene encoding MADS-box transcription factor 32-like → MGRGRREIKRIENPSQRQSTFYKRRDGLFKKARELSILCDADLLLLLFSSSGKLYEYHTPSVPSAKELIKRYEVATQNKILRDCCLERNAEMEEGRKLCDLLESELRFMKVDANQHYSLPVLDILEGNLEAAISKVRSEKDRKIAGEIDHLENMVRDRQQEGYNLCDKVARAQGLNDTAVPLKQLDLKLGFS, encoded by the exons AtggggagaggaagaagggagatAAAAAGGATTGAGAACCCCAGCCAGAGGCAGTCCACTTTCTATAAAAGAAGGGATGGCTTGTTTAAGAAAGCCAGGGAACTCTCCATTCTCTGCGACgccgatctcctcctcctcctcttttcctctTCCGGAAAGCTCTACGAGTATCACACCCCTTCCGTGCCCAG TGCCAAGGAGCTCATAAAGAGGTACGAGGTTGCCACCCAAAATAAGATTTTGAGAGACTGCTGCTTG GAGCGAAATGCTGAGATGGAGGAGGGGCGGAAGTTGTGTGACCTCTTAGAAAGTGAACTAAG ATTCATGAAGGTTGACGCAAACCAACACTACTCGCTGCCAGTTCTCGACATTCTAGAGGGCAATCTGGAGGCAGCCATCAGCAAGGTCCGGTCGGAGAAGGATCGGAAGATAGCAGGAGAGATCGACCACTTGGAAAACATG GTACGGGATCGCCAGCAAGAGGGGTACAATTTGTGCGACAAG GTTGCCCGTGCACAGGGTCTGAATGACACGGCAGTACCACTCAAGCAATTGGATCTGAAATTGG GGTTCAGTTGA
- the LOC103723120 gene encoding dynamin-related protein 5A, whose protein sequence is MASSTPVKTPNPKTHSSSAPRRAPLPNSMDSSAAAGTAAADFKSQFEAYNRLQAAAVAFGEKLPIPEIVALGGQSDGKSSLLEALLGFRFNVREVEMGTRRPLVLQMVHDPSALEPRCRFQEEDSEEYGSPMVLASAIADLIRSRTEVHLRKIQAAVSSKPIVMRAEYAHCPNLTIIDTPGFVLKAKKGEPECTPNEILSMVKSLASPPHRLLLFLQQSSVEWCSSLWLDAIRDIDPAFRRTIIVISKFDNRLKEFTERWEVDSYLSASGYLGENTHPFFVALPKDRGSITNDEFRRQISQVDVDVLRYLRENIKGGFDEEKYGRYIGFNRLREYLEAELQKRYKEAAPTTLALLEQRCSQVSTELARMESKLKATSDVAYLRRTAMLHAASVCSHVGALIDGAADPAPEQWGKTTDEEQSESGTGRWPGVTIAVKPPNHALKLYGGAAFERVMHEFRCATYSIECPQVSREKVANILLAHAGRGGGGGVTEAAAEIARATARAWIAPLLDTACERLAFVLKSLFDLAIERNRSHDSNYGRMNGDMDGYVGFLATLRCSYNNFIQDLSKQCKQLVRHHLDSVTSPYSQVCYGNDFLADRGRFIQFPAASFSLDLSDGSMAQDETSGMDQENIPPKDQQHTTPEKASESKEVLRESQMTVPETPSPDQPSDVYGVNKKENGNLMDIGGRKRQARVATSGRNLDANRNQSTSLLFRANNVGSKGGSSYSEICSMSAQHFSRIREVLIERNVPSALNAGFLTPCRERLFVAIGLDLFAVNDEKFMDMFVAPGAIDALQSKQQSLHKRQKILQSCLNEFKNIARAL, encoded by the exons ATGGCGAGCTCTACCCCAGTGAAGACTCCAAACCCTAAGACCCACTCCTCCTCCGCTCCTAGAAGAGCGCCGCTTCCCAACTCGATGGATTCCTCCGCCGCTGCCGGCACCGCGGCTGCCGATTTCAAGTCCCAATTCGAGGCCTACAACCGCCTCCAGGCCGCCGCCGTCGCCTTCGGGGAGAAGCTCCCCATCCCGGAGATCGTTGCCCTAGGAGGCCAATCCGATGGCAAAAGCTCGCTTCTCGAAGCCCTCCTCGGCTTCCGATTCAACGTCCGGGAGGTCGAGATGGGCACCCGGAGGCCCCTCGTCCTCCAGATGGTCCACGATCCATCCGCTCTCGAGCCTCGCTGCCGTTTCCAG GAGGAAGATTCGGAGGAGTATGGGAGTCCGATGGTATTGGCTTCGGCCATTGCTGACCTTATTAGATCCAGGACAGAGGTGCATCTAAGAAAGATTCAAGCTGCAGTTTCTTCGAAGCCGATTGTGATGAGAGCAGAATACGCTCATTGTCCTAATCTCACGATCATTGACACCCCTGGTTTTGTTCTCAAG GCAAAGAAGGGTGAACCAGAGTGTACACCAAATGAGATTTTGTCAATGGTGAAGTCCTTGGCAAGCCCACCTCATcgccttctcttgttcctccaGCAAAGTAGTGTGGAGTGGTGCTCTTCACTCTGGCTAGATGCTATTCGTGACATTGATCCTGCTTTTAGACGGACAATTATCGTCATCTCTAAGTTTGACAATCGGTTGAAG GAATTTACTGAACGGTGGGAAGTGGATAGTTATTTGAGTGCTAGTGGATACCTTGGAGAGAACACCCACCCTTTTTTTGTGGCTCTGCCTAAAGACCGTGGCAGCATCACTAATGATGAATTCCGCAGACAGATCTCTCAGGTAGATGTGGATGTACTGCGCTATCTGCGTGAGAACATCAAAGGAGGATTTGATGAAGAAAAATATGGTCGCTATATTGGTTTCAACCGTCTCAGAGAATACTTGGAAGCTGAACTTCAGAAACGATACAAAGAAGCAGCTCCAACAACACTTGCCTTACTAGAACAACGCTGTAGTCAAGTGTCCACAGAGCTAGCTCGCATGGAATCAAAGTTAAAGGCAACTTCTGATGTTGCCTATCTTCGGAGGACAGCCATGTTACATGCAGCTTCTGTTTGCAGTCATGTG GGGGCATTAATTGATGGAGCAGCAGATCCTGCTCCAGAGCAATGGGGAAAAACTACCGATGAAGAGCAGTCAGAGAGTGGTACTGGGAGGTGGCCTGGTGTTACTATTGCAGTAAAGCCTCCTAACCATGCCCTCAAACTCTATGGGGGAGCAGCGTTTGAGAGGGTAATGCATGAGTTTCGTTGTGCTACATACTCAATTGAATGCCCACAAGTATCTAGAGAGAAG GTTGCAAACATACTACTTGCTCATGCTGGCAGAGGTGGGGGTGGAGGAGTAACAGAGGCAGCTGCTGAGATAGCTCGTGCAACTGCACGGGCATGGATTGCTCCTCTTCTTGATACTGCTTGTGAACGACTTGCATTTGTTCTAAAAAGCCTCTTTGATCTTGCTATTGAGCGTAACCGCAGTCATGACTCAAACT ATGGGCGAATGAATGGTGACATGGATGGATATGTCGGATTTCTAGCAACATTGAGGTGCTCGTACAATAATTTCATCCAAGATCTCTCCAAACAATGCAAGCAATTGGTGCGGCATCACCTTGATTCAGTCACTAGCCCCTATTCCCAAGTGTGTTATGGAAATGATTTCCTTGCTGACAGAGGCAGATTTATCCAGTTTCCTGCTGCGTCATTTTCTCTTGACCTATCAGATGGTTCAATGGCACAGGATGAAACATCTGGTATGGATCAGGAGAATATACCACCAAAAGATCAACAACATACAACACCTGAGAAAGCATCCGAATCCAAGGAAGTGCTCAGAGAAAGCCAAATGACAGTTCCTGAGACACCGTCCCCTGATCAGCCAAGTGATGTTTATGGGGTTAACAAGAAGGAAAATGGGAACTTAATGGATATTGGTGGAAGAAAGCGACAGGCAAGAGTAGCAACTAGTGGAAGAAATTTAGATGCTAACCGAAATCAAAGTACTAGTCTTTTGTTTCGTGCAAATAATGTTGGTTCAAAAGGAGGGTCATCATACTCTGAAATCTGTTCTATGTCTGCTCAACATTTTTCTAGAATACGTGAAGTCCTCATTGAGAGAAATGTGCCGTCAGCCTTGAATGCTGGATTTTTAACACCATG TCGAGAGAGGCTATTTGTGGCAATTGGCTTGGATTTATTTGCTGTGAATGATGAAAAATTTATGGACATGTTTGTGGCACCTGGTGCAATTGATGCCCTGCAGAGCAAACAACAGTCTCTTCATAAGCGTCAGAAGATTTTGCAGTCTTGTTTGAATGAGTTCAAAAATATAGCTCGGGCACTGTGA